One genomic segment of Salinibacter grassmerensis includes these proteins:
- the hisB gene encoding imidazoleglycerol-phosphate dehydratase HisB has product MSDSRFSPRTATVERTTAETDVSVALTLDGDGTYDIDTGVGFFDHMLSLFAKHGALDLEVQCDGDLEVDDHHTVEDVAIGLGRALDDALGDKAHIARYGHAYVPMDDALARAVVDLSGRSYCHLEAAFQRDQVGGLSTELVEHVWRSVADHGRCNLHLTVLRGHNAHHKIEALFKAAACALRTAVRRRTDHAEVASTKGTLA; this is encoded by the coding sequence ATGTCCGACTCCCGCTTCTCCCCTCGCACAGCGACCGTCGAGCGTACCACTGCCGAGACGGACGTGTCCGTCGCCCTCACCCTCGACGGCGACGGGACCTACGACATCGACACCGGCGTCGGGTTTTTCGACCACATGCTGTCCCTCTTCGCCAAGCACGGCGCGCTCGACCTCGAAGTGCAGTGCGACGGCGACCTGGAGGTGGACGACCACCACACGGTCGAGGATGTGGCCATCGGCCTCGGCCGCGCCCTCGACGACGCCCTCGGGGACAAGGCGCACATCGCCCGCTACGGACACGCCTACGTGCCGATGGATGATGCGCTAGCCCGTGCCGTGGTCGACCTTTCGGGACGGAGCTACTGCCACCTGGAGGCCGCCTTCCAGCGAGACCAGGTCGGCGGCCTGTCGACGGAACTGGTCGAGCACGTGTGGCGCTCCGTGGCCGACCACGGCCGCTGCAACCTGCACCTGACCGTTCTTCGCGGCCACAACGCCCACCACAAGATTGAGGCCCTCTTCAAGGCGGCTGCCTGTGCCCTGCGCACGGCCGTACGTCGCCGCACCGACCACGCCGAGGTGGCGTCCACGAAGGGGACACTTGCCTAA
- the metG gene encoding methionine--tRNA ligase, with protein MEDSSASERLLVTAALPYANGPIHIGHLAGAYLPADLFVRYQRLKGEDVAFICGSDEMGVAILMRAIREDRTPEDIIDTYHPQIRDNFERFGMSFDHYGRTSSETHVETTQDFFRVLDENDVFDLKTNEQLYDPEAEMFLADRFVIGTCPVCGFEEAYGDQCEQCGSSLSPTELEDPQSTLTDATPEFKETTHWYLPLGELQPQLEEWIGSHPEWKNNVVGQIQSWFDEGLKGRAITRDVPWGVPVPDDVAERHGLEAEGKVIYVWFDAPIGYVSATKEWAEEQGEPDMWADYWQGEDTRLVHFIGKDNIVFHCLMFPSMLMEHGDYVLPDNVPANEFLNLEGEKLSTSRGWAVWLHEYLDDFADERHAPDLLRYALATTLPETKDADFSWEGFQQRVNGELANVFGNFVHRTLTFAQRYFDGTVPPLEAPSETDRAMLDRMAEVPDTVGAAYEEHRTRDAVFETMALARRGNKYFNDTEPWHTHESDPQACANTIHVSLQVCAALSILFEPVLPSAAAKLRERIGLENVRTSTPDDDPADAVGWGDAGTPLLSAGHAIPSGADPEPLFEKIDDDTIEAQIEKLRERAAERDSDSSTTDMDYEDLSDNISFDDFTKLDLRAGTVTTAEPVPDADKLLRLEIDLGFEERQILAGVAEQMAPDEVVGLEVVVVANMAPKEMFGFESQGMVLMAEEPDGTFVPVTTAAEDGSIVR; from the coding sequence ATGGAAGACTCTTCTGCATCCGAGCGGTTACTCGTCACCGCGGCCCTTCCGTACGCTAACGGCCCCATCCACATCGGCCACCTGGCAGGGGCGTATCTCCCGGCGGACCTCTTCGTGCGCTACCAGCGGCTGAAGGGAGAGGACGTGGCCTTCATCTGTGGCTCCGACGAAATGGGCGTCGCTATTCTCATGCGGGCCATTCGGGAGGACCGGACTCCGGAAGACATCATCGACACCTATCACCCCCAGATCCGCGACAACTTCGAGCGGTTCGGAATGAGCTTCGACCACTACGGGCGTACCTCCAGCGAGACGCACGTGGAGACGACCCAGGATTTCTTCCGGGTGCTCGACGAGAATGATGTTTTCGACCTCAAAACCAACGAGCAGCTCTATGACCCGGAGGCCGAGATGTTTTTGGCCGACCGGTTCGTGATCGGCACGTGTCCGGTCTGCGGCTTCGAAGAGGCCTACGGCGACCAGTGCGAACAGTGTGGCTCGTCCCTTAGCCCGACGGAGCTGGAGGACCCACAGAGCACGCTTACCGACGCGACGCCGGAATTCAAGGAGACGACCCATTGGTACCTGCCCCTCGGGGAGCTTCAGCCCCAACTGGAGGAATGGATTGGCTCGCACCCGGAGTGGAAAAACAACGTCGTCGGGCAGATTCAGAGCTGGTTCGACGAGGGGCTCAAGGGCCGTGCGATTACCCGTGATGTGCCCTGGGGGGTGCCGGTCCCCGACGACGTTGCCGAGCGGCACGGGCTGGAGGCGGAGGGGAAAGTCATCTACGTGTGGTTCGACGCCCCGATCGGCTACGTCTCGGCCACGAAGGAGTGGGCCGAGGAGCAGGGCGAGCCCGACATGTGGGCCGACTACTGGCAGGGAGAGGACACCCGCCTTGTGCATTTTATTGGCAAGGACAACATTGTCTTCCACTGTCTCATGTTTCCGTCCATGCTCATGGAGCATGGCGACTACGTCCTGCCGGACAACGTGCCCGCCAATGAGTTCTTGAATCTGGAAGGGGAGAAGCTGTCCACGAGCCGCGGCTGGGCGGTCTGGCTCCACGAGTACCTCGATGACTTTGCGGACGAGCGGCACGCGCCCGACCTGCTCCGCTACGCCCTCGCCACGACCCTGCCCGAGACAAAAGACGCGGACTTCAGCTGGGAGGGATTTCAGCAGCGCGTAAACGGGGAGCTCGCCAACGTCTTCGGCAACTTCGTGCACCGGACGCTCACCTTTGCGCAGCGCTACTTCGACGGAACGGTCCCGCCGCTGGAGGCTCCCTCCGAGACCGACCGGGCCATGCTCGACCGGATGGCCGAGGTGCCCGACACGGTAGGCGCGGCCTACGAGGAGCACCGCACGCGGGACGCGGTGTTCGAGACGATGGCGCTGGCGCGTCGCGGCAACAAGTACTTCAACGACACGGAGCCGTGGCACACCCACGAGAGTGACCCCCAGGCGTGCGCCAACACAATTCACGTCAGCCTGCAGGTGTGCGCCGCGCTGTCCATTCTGTTCGAGCCGGTTTTGCCCAGTGCCGCGGCGAAGCTGCGGGAGCGCATCGGGCTCGAGAATGTGCGAACCAGCACCCCCGACGACGATCCTGCCGACGCGGTGGGCTGGGGGGATGCCGGAACGCCCCTTCTGTCCGCCGGTCACGCAATTCCGAGCGGCGCCGACCCGGAGCCGCTCTTCGAAAAAATCGACGACGACACCATCGAGGCCCAGATCGAGAAGCTCCGCGAGCGGGCCGCTGAACGAGATTCAGACTCATCCACTACTGACATGGACTACGAAGACCTTAGCGATAACATTTCGTTCGACGACTTCACCAAGCTCGACCTGCGCGCCGGGACTGTAACGACCGCCGAGCCGGTGCCCGACGCCGACAAGCTGCTCCGACTGGAGATCGACCTCGGCTTCGAAGAGCGACAGATCCTCGCGGGGGTGGCCGAGCAAATGGCCCCCGACGAGGTTGTGGGGCTAGAGGTAGTGGTCGTCGCCAATATGGCCCCGAAGGAGATGTTCGGGTTCGAAAGCCAGGGCATGGTCCTGATGGCCGAAGAGCCGGACGGCACATTCGTCCCGGTGACCACCGCGGCCGAAGACGGATCGATTGTGCGGTAG
- the hemA gene encoding glutamyl-tRNA reductase, with protein sequence MRFYAVGLNHECTSLEQTETFTLSAEEQEALYANLSLSADAEVVVLSTCNRTEAYLYGTEADLRQVKALIGQGGGTRWPEETAFHKRDEAAVRHLLQVTSGLRSVVLGERQIFAQVKAAYERAVDAGGVHSVMHRLLHTAFRAAKRVSSETGLARGAASVSTAAVEMARQDLAEAGDGELRDTDIVLVGAGKMGRLALEALADEPLGSLTVVNRSPDRAREVASSFGGDTEPWADRHQAVATADLALVATGASDPVLHAPALSAPDAATLVVDVAMPRNVDPAVGERPGYRLHDLDDLEAWTAEVRERRADAVPQAESICEDLLEDFVTWVFHQQALQPAIQAIRSTFDTIREQEVDRHAHRTGMDREEVDRLTESIMQKLLAVPIVRLKNVDPESIDFVQGIELLHALFAPSDESDAGRALAEASDAETPDLGEAPSRCPYMTHDPGGDGKETEEVQKALRLSAAHQAASHPEEVHDR encoded by the coding sequence ATGAGGTTCTACGCAGTCGGGCTTAATCACGAGTGCACCTCGCTGGAGCAGACCGAAACGTTCACGCTCAGTGCGGAAGAACAGGAAGCCTTGTACGCAAACCTTAGCCTGAGCGCCGACGCGGAGGTCGTGGTCCTGTCGACCTGCAACCGCACGGAGGCCTACCTCTACGGCACCGAAGCGGACCTGCGCCAGGTGAAGGCCCTGATCGGGCAGGGAGGCGGCACGCGGTGGCCCGAAGAAACGGCCTTTCACAAGCGAGATGAGGCCGCGGTGCGGCACCTGCTGCAGGTGACGAGTGGTCTTCGCTCCGTAGTGCTCGGCGAGCGTCAAATCTTTGCCCAGGTGAAGGCGGCCTACGAACGGGCGGTGGACGCCGGCGGCGTGCACTCTGTAATGCACCGGCTCCTCCACACCGCGTTTCGGGCCGCCAAGCGCGTTTCGTCGGAGACGGGACTGGCCCGTGGGGCCGCGTCGGTCTCGACCGCGGCCGTGGAAATGGCCCGCCAAGACCTTGCGGAGGCCGGCGATGGGGAGCTTCGCGACACGGACATCGTGCTCGTGGGCGCGGGCAAGATGGGACGTCTCGCCCTGGAGGCCCTCGCAGACGAGCCCCTTGGGTCGCTGACCGTGGTGAACCGGTCGCCCGACCGGGCCCGTGAGGTGGCGTCGTCGTTTGGGGGCGATACTGAACCGTGGGCCGACCGCCACCAGGCCGTGGCCACCGCCGATCTTGCGCTGGTCGCCACGGGCGCGTCCGATCCTGTCCTTCACGCTCCCGCGCTGTCGGCTCCCGACGCGGCGACCCTGGTCGTGGACGTGGCCATGCCCCGCAACGTGGACCCCGCCGTGGGCGAGCGCCCTGGATACCGGCTCCACGATCTGGACGACCTGGAGGCCTGGACCGCGGAGGTCCGCGAGCGCCGGGCCGACGCCGTGCCTCAGGCAGAGTCCATCTGTGAGGATCTCCTCGAAGACTTCGTGACCTGGGTGTTCCACCAGCAGGCCCTTCAGCCCGCCATTCAGGCCATCCGCAGCACGTTCGACACGATCCGGGAGCAGGAGGTCGACCGCCACGCCCACCGCACGGGGATGGACCGCGAAGAGGTTGACCGCCTCACGGAGTCGATCATGCAGAAGCTGCTGGCGGTTCCCATCGTGCGGCTCAAAAACGTCGACCCGGAGAGCATCGACTTCGTCCAGGGCATCGAGCTGCTCCACGCGCTGTTCGCGCCGTCCGACGAGAGCGACGCGGGACGGGCCCTGGCGGAAGCGTCCGACGCCGAGACGCCCGACCTGGGCGAGGCCCCGTCCCGCTGTCCCTACATGACCCACGATCCGGGAGGCGACGGGAAAGAAACAGAGGAAGTGCAGAAGGCCCTTCGCCTGTCGGCCGCGCACCAGGCCGCCTCGCATCCCGAGGAGGTCCACGACCGGTAA
- the hemC gene encoding hydroxymethylbilane synthase, whose product MSIPDPLVLGTRGSELALRQANVVRSKLEAAGHRVELQTITTRGDEATDTPISEIGDEAVFTKELDRALLDGSVDLAVHSLKDIPSTVPSGLALAAIGEREDPRDAFVAHPSFDGHLHDLPEGATVATASLRRTAQLLTWRSDLEVVPVRGNVDTRIEKLSESGWTGMVLAVAGLARLGLSLHIRDRIDPSLIVPAVGQGALGIACQEEQDALRDLLRETLHHAPSGFAADAERAFLKKVGGGCQVPLGAWARMEDGTLVLDACIAALDGSEHYRDQRHCAPEDGATVGRELAADLLAMGGDQILDDVLGEGREGTSNSPFRP is encoded by the coding sequence ATGTCGATTCCCGATCCGCTCGTTCTCGGCACTCGAGGCAGTGAGCTGGCCCTCCGGCAGGCCAATGTCGTGCGGTCGAAGCTCGAAGCCGCCGGGCACCGCGTTGAGCTGCAGACCATCACGACGCGTGGCGACGAGGCGACAGACACGCCCATCTCGGAGATTGGGGACGAGGCGGTCTTCACCAAAGAGCTGGACCGCGCCCTTCTCGACGGGAGCGTAGATCTGGCCGTCCATTCCCTCAAGGATATTCCGTCGACGGTTCCGTCGGGGCTCGCATTGGCCGCGATCGGGGAGCGCGAAGATCCGCGTGATGCGTTCGTCGCTCACCCGTCCTTCGACGGTCACCTCCATGACCTGCCGGAGGGGGCCACGGTGGCGACCGCCTCGCTCCGCCGCACGGCCCAGCTGCTCACCTGGCGGTCCGACCTTGAGGTCGTGCCGGTTCGGGGCAACGTGGACACCCGCATCGAGAAACTGAGCGAGAGCGGCTGGACGGGGATGGTCCTGGCCGTGGCGGGCCTCGCGCGGCTCGGGCTGTCCCTCCACATTCGCGACCGGATCGATCCGTCGCTCATCGTGCCGGCGGTGGGACAGGGGGCGCTCGGCATTGCGTGTCAGGAGGAACAGGATGCGCTCCGCGACCTGCTGCGAGAGACCCTCCATCACGCCCCCAGTGGGTTTGCCGCGGACGCGGAGCGGGCGTTCCTGAAAAAAGTGGGTGGGGGATGTCAGGTGCCGCTCGGGGCGTGGGCCCGCATGGAGGACGGCACGCTGGTGTTGGACGCCTGCATCGCTGCCCTCGATGGCAGTGAGCACTACCGCGACCAGCGGCACTGCGCGCCGGAGGACGGGGCGACCGTCGGGCGTGAGCTGGCCGCCGACCTGTTGGCGATGGGGGGCGATCAAATCCTCGACGATGTGCTGGGGGAGGGCCGGGAGGGAACGTCGAACTCCCCATTTCGGCCCTGA
- the hisH gene encoding imidazole glycerol phosphate synthase subunit HisH, whose amino-acid sequence MTTIIDYGIGNLRSIEKAFETVGAAVHRTDDPEAITEAERLVLPGVGAFRACIDEIRRRDLEGPIHDTIDRGVPFLGVCVGMQLLFETGYEKGTHEGLGILPGHVAHFRDTDAGMPDELSVPHMGWNAIDPTRDHPLLDGLGDTPYVYFVHSYHPVAEAPDDVLTTTAYGHTFPSVVQRDNVFGVQFHPEKSQAAGLGLLENFATLPTTEEAGRSVSA is encoded by the coding sequence ATGACGACCATCATCGACTACGGCATTGGCAACCTTCGCTCGATCGAGAAAGCCTTCGAGACCGTGGGCGCGGCGGTGCACCGCACCGACGACCCGGAGGCCATCACGGAGGCCGAGCGGCTGGTCCTGCCGGGGGTGGGGGCGTTCCGGGCCTGCATCGACGAGATCCGGCGGCGCGACCTGGAGGGGCCGATCCACGACACCATCGACCGTGGCGTTCCGTTTCTGGGGGTCTGCGTGGGCATGCAGCTGCTCTTCGAGACCGGCTACGAAAAGGGCACGCACGAAGGGCTTGGCATTCTGCCCGGTCACGTCGCCCACTTTCGGGACACCGACGCGGGGATGCCCGACGAGCTGTCGGTCCCGCACATGGGGTGGAACGCAATCGACCCCACCCGTGACCACCCGCTGCTCGACGGACTGGGAGACACGCCGTACGTCTACTTCGTGCACTCCTACCACCCCGTGGCGGAGGCCCCCGACGACGTGCTCACCACTACTGCCTACGGGCACACCTTCCCGTCCGTGGTGCAGCGCGACAATGTGTTCGGCGTGCAATTCCACCCCGAGAAGTCGCAGGCCGCCGGCCTCGGACTACTCGAAAATTTTGCGACGCTTCCGACGACCGAGGAGGCTGGGCGGTCGGTTTCGGCGTAG
- a CDS encoding cold-shock protein: MQRGTIKWFDTEKGFGFIEPEEGGEDVFLHVSNITGSTGGDDLREGQTVAFETERTEKGLSALNASPVG; the protein is encoded by the coding sequence ATGCAACGCGGAACGATTAAGTGGTTTGACACCGAAAAGGGATTTGGCTTCATTGAGCCTGAAGAGGGCGGTGAGGACGTATTCCTGCACGTAAGCAACATTACCGGTTCGACGGGCGGCGACGACCTGCGCGAAGGCCAGACCGTGGCGTTCGAGACAGAGCGAACGGAGAAGGGGCTCAGTGCCCTCAACGCCTCGCCGGTCGGATAA
- the proC gene encoding pyrroline-5-carboxylate reductase has translation MLSDDTVAVIGAGNIGHSLIGGMISGNLIETESVIATRRTGSALDALAEEFPGLRTTTDNVEAVQDASIILLTIKPQSRAEVITNIRDHVDRDVLVISVLAGITSERLQLGFGQDQPVIRAMPNTPALVDAGATALSPGTYATDAHLEKARAIFEAVGDAVVVPEDHMDAVTGLSGSGPAYVYMFIEALTDAGVKQGMSREDASKLARQTVYGAAKLAIDTDKHPAILRDEVTTPGGTAIAAVSSLEEHGLRTMLINAVGTATQRSEELNDE, from the coding sequence ATGCTTTCAGACGACACGGTCGCAGTCATCGGCGCCGGCAACATCGGCCACTCCCTCATCGGCGGCATGATCAGCGGCAACCTGATCGAGACCGAGAGCGTGATTGCGACCCGCCGGACCGGCTCGGCCCTCGACGCGTTGGCCGAGGAGTTTCCTGGCCTGCGCACCACGACCGACAACGTAGAGGCCGTCCAGGACGCCTCCATCATTCTGCTGACCATCAAGCCCCAGAGCCGGGCCGAGGTCATTACCAACATCCGCGACCACGTGGACCGCGATGTCCTCGTCATTAGCGTGCTGGCCGGCATTACCAGCGAGCGGCTCCAGCTCGGGTTCGGGCAGGACCAACCGGTGATCCGCGCCATGCCAAACACCCCGGCCCTCGTCGACGCCGGCGCAACGGCGCTCTCTCCCGGCACGTACGCGACCGACGCCCACCTGGAGAAGGCCCGGGCAATCTTCGAGGCCGTGGGGGACGCCGTGGTCGTGCCCGAGGACCACATGGACGCCGTCACGGGACTGTCGGGGAGCGGCCCCGCCTACGTATATATGTTCATCGAGGCGCTGACCGATGCGGGCGTGAAGCAGGGCATGTCCCGCGAAGACGCCTCAAAGCTGGCCCGGCAGACGGTGTATGGCGCCGCCAAGTTGGCCATTGACACGGACAAGCACCCTGCCATCCTGCGCGATGAGGTCACCACCCCCGGCGGAACCGCCATCGCCGCGGTGTCGTCGCTCGAAGAGCATGGGCTCCGCACCATGCTCATCAACGCTGTCGGCACCGCCACCCAACGCTCCGAGGAGCTCAACGACGAATAG
- a CDS encoding ABC transporter permease codes for MPPRTDSSDSTTAVRLLKGAALVFATLGGGMAAWGIDKWVRYPEARASQFGFEAPLWPAFTLFVLAATAVGVRLLWIAAGRVEDGEDLFAQRHRRRRSDPPPPQEPE; via the coding sequence ATGCCGCCACGGACTGACTCTTCCGACTCCACCACAGCGGTCCGCCTGCTAAAGGGAGCGGCCCTCGTGTTTGCCACGCTCGGGGGCGGGATGGCGGCGTGGGGCATCGACAAATGGGTGCGCTACCCCGAGGCCCGCGCGAGCCAGTTCGGCTTCGAGGCCCCGCTGTGGCCCGCCTTCACCCTGTTCGTCCTGGCCGCCACGGCCGTGGGGGTCCGACTTCTCTGGATCGCGGCCGGACGTGTTGAAGATGGCGAGGACCTCTTTGCACAACGCCACCGTCGCCGCCGCTCCGACCCACCGCCCCCACAGGAGCCCGAATAA
- a CDS encoding 5'-methylthioadenosine/adenosylhomocysteine nucleosidase — MTLAVLSAMEVEMEQYMERCAPEHSTQRAGRTVHEAEWQGHDLILVQTGVGKVNASSCTQLLIDRYDVDAVLCTGSAGALNPALDIGDVVVATDCVQHDVVVDFLGLPRGQIPFTDLRFFETSPSLRRGAAAVTLPEHSIVEGRVLTGDTFVEDAAHRHQLREELDGDCVEMEGAAVGQVCAMNDVPYLVVRAISDHADGTSDVDFGAFMQEAARSSSEIVLSLLSALEAGEALSAPGR, encoded by the coding sequence ATGACCCTGGCCGTCCTGTCCGCGATGGAGGTTGAAATGGAGCAGTACATGGAGCGGTGTGCGCCCGAGCACTCCACGCAGCGGGCCGGTCGGACGGTGCACGAGGCCGAGTGGCAGGGCCATGACCTGATCCTCGTCCAGACCGGGGTGGGAAAGGTGAACGCGTCCTCCTGCACGCAGCTGCTGATCGACCGGTACGACGTCGACGCCGTTCTTTGCACGGGCTCTGCCGGGGCGTTGAATCCCGCGCTCGACATCGGGGACGTCGTGGTGGCGACGGACTGTGTACAGCACGACGTGGTGGTCGACTTCTTAGGACTGCCTCGCGGCCAGATTCCGTTTACCGATCTCCGGTTCTTCGAGACGAGCCCATCGCTTCGCCGGGGCGCCGCGGCGGTGACGCTGCCGGAGCACTCGATCGTGGAAGGGCGGGTGCTGACGGGCGATACGTTCGTCGAAGACGCGGCGCACCGCCATCAGCTGCGGGAGGAGTTGGACGGAGATTGCGTCGAGATGGAGGGCGCGGCCGTGGGGCAGGTGTGCGCGATGAACGACGTGCCGTACCTCGTGGTGCGGGCCATCTCCGACCATGCAGACGGCACGTCCGACGTTGATTTTGGGGCATTCATGCAGGAGGCCGCCCGGTCCTCTTCCGAGATCGTCCTGTCTCTCCTCAGTGCCCTGGAAGCGGGCGAAGCCCTGTCTGCACCCGGGCGTTGA
- a CDS encoding putative molybdenum carrier protein: MQFQKIISGGQTGVDRAALDAALAHDVAAGGWCPRGRRAEDGPIAPRYPLRETPTAMYAERTARNVRDSDGTLIIAPGSLKGGTALTRQEAGARESPLLHARLTDPAPVPMIHAWAAENDVRILNVAGPRASEVNGIYRRARSILGDLLAST; the protein is encoded by the coding sequence ATGCAGTTTCAAAAAATCATATCGGGCGGGCAGACCGGCGTCGATCGGGCGGCGCTGGACGCGGCGCTGGCCCATGACGTAGCGGCTGGGGGATGGTGCCCACGGGGACGACGGGCGGAGGACGGGCCGATTGCCCCGCGCTACCCGCTCCGAGAGACGCCCACAGCCATGTACGCGGAGCGGACGGCGCGGAATGTGCGAGACAGCGACGGGACCCTCATCATTGCCCCCGGCTCCTTGAAGGGCGGGACGGCCCTCACCCGCCAGGAGGCCGGGGCGCGCGAGAGCCCGCTGCTCCACGCCCGCCTGACGGATCCCGCGCCGGTGCCGATGATCCATGCCTGGGCGGCCGAAAACGATGTGCGGATCTTGAACGTGGCGGGGCCGCGGGCAAGCGAGGTGAATGGCATCTACCGCCGTGCCCGGTCCATTCTTGGGGACCTGCTGGCATCAACGTAA
- the hisF gene encoding imidazole glycerol phosphate synthase subunit HisF: MPLAKRIIPCLDVDEGRVVKGINFVDIRDAGDPVEQARTYDAAGADELVFLDITATHEDRDIMHDVVRRTADQVFIPLTVGGGLRSVDDMRAMLQAGADKVAINSAAVKDPDLIARGADAFGDQCIVVAIDAKRRDGDGPAWEVVVHGGRKPTGRDAVEWAAEAEARGAGEILLTSMDRDGTKDGYDLDLLRAVTERTQIPVIASGGAGTLEHLREGLVDGGASAVLAASIFHFREHTVEEAKDHLRDAGLPVRPALNNWTDRYAATD, from the coding sequence ATGCCCCTCGCGAAACGCATTATTCCCTGCCTCGACGTGGACGAAGGCCGCGTCGTGAAGGGCATCAACTTCGTCGACATCCGCGACGCCGGCGACCCGGTGGAACAGGCCCGCACCTACGACGCCGCCGGGGCGGACGAGCTGGTGTTCCTCGACATCACCGCCACCCACGAGGACCGCGACATCATGCACGACGTGGTGCGGCGCACCGCCGACCAGGTGTTCATTCCCCTCACCGTCGGCGGCGGGCTCCGCTCGGTCGACGACATGCGGGCAATGCTCCAGGCCGGCGCCGACAAGGTGGCCATCAACTCCGCGGCCGTGAAGGACCCGGACCTGATCGCCCGCGGCGCCGACGCGTTCGGGGACCAGTGCATCGTGGTGGCCATCGACGCGAAGCGGCGGGACGGGGACGGGCCCGCCTGGGAGGTGGTCGTCCACGGCGGCCGCAAGCCGACTGGGCGAGACGCCGTGGAGTGGGCCGCCGAGGCGGAAGCGCGAGGGGCCGGTGAGATTCTGCTCACCTCGATGGACCGGGACGGCACGAAGGACGGATACGACCTGGACCTCCTCCGCGCCGTCACGGAGCGGACCCAGATTCCAGTCATCGCCTCCGGGGGGGCCGGCACCCTCGAGCATTTGCGGGAGGGCCTCGTCGACGGCGGGGCCAGCGCCGTGCTGGCCGCCTCGATCTTTCACTTTCGTGAGCACACCGTGGAGGAGGCCAAAGATCATCTCCGCGACGCCGGCCTTCCGGTTCGGCCTGCCCTGAACAACTGGACCGATCGATATGCCGCCACGGACTGA
- the hisA gene encoding 1-(5-phosphoribosyl)-5-[(5-phosphoribosylamino)methylideneamino]imidazole-4-carboxamide isomerase encodes MPLVIPAIDIRDGRCVRLHQGDYDNETVYFEDPVKMAKLWRVQNAQTLHVVDLDAARGEGDHNRDVIGEMCDALDIPIQLGGGIRSMDQIEAALDRGVYRVILGTAAVRDPDFVEQAVEQFSAQRVVVSIDARDGEVRVQGWTEGSGLDAVAFAKDMERRGVRRLVYTDISRDGTMDGPNIQAYRTLGRQLSHAQITASGGVGDHDDLLDIQTLEPYGVDSVIVGTALYENRFPCQQFWAWQDKGAVDLDTFSTASLR; translated from the coding sequence ATGCCCCTCGTCATTCCCGCCATCGACATCCGCGACGGCCGGTGTGTACGCCTGCACCAGGGCGACTACGACAACGAGACGGTGTACTTCGAGGACCCGGTCAAGATGGCCAAGCTGTGGCGCGTGCAGAACGCGCAGACGCTCCACGTGGTCGACCTCGATGCGGCCCGGGGAGAGGGCGACCATAACCGGGACGTGATTGGGGAAATGTGCGATGCGCTCGACATCCCAATCCAACTTGGCGGCGGCATCCGCTCCATGGATCAGATTGAGGCCGCCCTGGACCGGGGGGTGTACCGGGTTATCCTGGGCACCGCGGCCGTCCGCGACCCCGATTTCGTGGAACAGGCGGTGGAGCAGTTCTCCGCCCAGCGGGTCGTCGTGAGCATTGACGCCCGCGACGGGGAAGTCCGCGTACAGGGATGGACGGAGGGATCGGGGCTTGACGCCGTCGCGTTTGCGAAAGACATGGAGCGACGCGGGGTGCGCCGTCTCGTCTACACCGACATCAGCCGGGACGGCACGATGGACGGCCCCAACATTCAGGCGTACCGGACGCTCGGTCGCCAGCTCTCCCACGCCCAAATCACGGCGTCCGGCGGCGTGGGCGACCACGACGACCTGCTCGATATTCAGACGCTTGAGCCCTACGGCGTCGATTCGGTGATCGTCGGCACGGCGCTCTACGAGAACCGCTTCCCGTGCCAGCAGTTTTGGGCTTGGCAGGACAAGGGCGCGGTCGACCTCGACACGTTCTCGACGGCGTCTCTCCGGTAG